The following DNA comes from Myxococcales bacterium.
CTTCAGCAGCTCGTAACGGATGCGCGATTTTCCGACCCCCGCCGGCGCTGTCACCAGCACGGCGCGGGCGACGGACTCGGACACACACTCGTCGAAGAACGCGAGCAGCGTCGCGAGCTCCCGCTCTCTGCCAAAACACGGCACCGCCCGACCGAGCAGCTTGCGCACGCCGGGGGACACCGCGTGTTCGCCGACGAGCTCCTGTCCTTCGGCGCGGCTGCGCACGTCGAGCTCGGGACCGAGCAGCCCTGCCGTTGCGTCGTCCAGCCACACACTGGGCAGCGTGAGCGTCTCCGCGCGAGCGAGCAGCGTGATGCCACGATCCACCAGGTCGCCGGTGGGTTTGCCCTTGCCGAGCACCTCCCCGCCGGACACCACCACGATGTGTGACTCCGGGAGCGCGGCCCTGAGCGCCAGCGCGCAGCGGGCGCCGCGCTGGGCGAGGTCACTCGCCTCGGGTGTGCCCAGGAGCACGGCGATGGCGAGGTCTTCGCCCAAGATTTCGACCCGGACGTTGAAGCGGTCGAGCACGGCGTGAACCACGCTTGCATGCGCCGCGATCACACTCTGAGCGAGGGTGACCTCCGGGTCGCCGAAGGCGGAGAGCCGAGCCATCACCAGGCACATCAAGCGCCGCTCGGTGGTCGTCAGTCCTTCACTGAAGGCCAGGCGCTCCGACAACGGTCCGCCCTCCACGAGCGTCGCGAGCAAGAGATCGATTTCCCGCGTGACCAGGCTCGCCTGCTCGGGTCGGTTCTCGGCGGCCTTGGCCAACAGGTGCTGGACGAGGCCGTCCACCTCCGGCGGGACGTCAGGGACCAGCTCGACCAAGCGGGGGGCGTCTTCCAGCAGCAACTTCAGGACAACGCCGATGGCGTCGTCGCCGATGAACGGTGGACGTCCGGCGATGCAGCTGAACATGATGGCGCCCAGCGCAAACAGGTCGGCGCGCGAGTCGATGCCCCCGGCGCTGCGCGCTTGCTCCGGCGCCATGAACGACGGTGTACCCAGCATGGCGCCGGTGCCCGTGATGGCGTGGGTCTGGCGCACGCTGCGAGCCAGGCCAAAGTCCAGGAGTTTTACCCGCGTTATTTCGCCATCGACCAGCATGATGTTGCCGGGCTTCACGTCGCGGTGCACCAGCCCGCGCGAGTGAATGGCGCCGAGGGCGTCGGAGATGTGGCGCGCCACGGTCAGGGTCTGCACGAGCGTCAGCGGGGCTCGCTTGAGGCGGTCCGCAAGTGTCTCGCCCTCCAGCCACTCCATTGCCAGATAGAGCTGGCCGTCGTCCGCAACGCCGTGCGCCACGTAGCGCACGACGTCGGGGTGACTGATGCCGGCCAGGACCTGGGCCTCACGCAGGAAGCGCATGGGTTCGAGCTCGTCCCCGCCGTGCAAGACCTTCAGCGCCACGTCCTCCCCGGTCACTTTGTCCCAGGCCTGATAGACCACTCCCGCGCCACCCGCGCCCACTCGGCGCCTGACGTCGAAACGGTCGCTCACGCGGATCTGCACGCTCACAAACGCACGAGCCTAGACGCAATCAGTCCCTGACGCGAGGCCATCTATGCTTTAGAACACCGATCAGCTTGCGCTGCTCGTGTTCTAGAACACTTACGTTGGGGCTGCGCCCCAACCCCGCGGCCTTCGGCCGTGCGCGCTCCGCGCGCGAGCGCCGAACACATTGCAAGTCGCTGAAAACAAACGACGTTCAACCTGCTCGGCGCTCTAGAAGAGCCAGCCGACGCTGAAGTCTGCGCCGAGCGTCACGCGAGTGTTGGGCGCGAGGCGCCCGCCTTGGTCGAAATCGTGGCGCACGTCGAACGACGCGGCGAGGCTGATCTCCTGGAGGCCCCAGATGACAAAGCGGTTGCCGAAGCGGAACGACTCCTGGAGCTGCCAGAGTGTGCCGACGTCGCGATCCGTGGGCACGTAACGCACGGAGGTGCGGCCGGCGTCGAAGGCGACGCCGAGGTAGGGGCCCGCCATGCCGCGGAAGCCCGAGGCCCAGTCCCGGCGAGTGAGCCAGTATCTGCCCTCGCTGATGAACGACAGCGTGTACGAGTCGAAGTCCTCGCGCGCGGCACGGCGCGCACCCAGCCCCGCGAGGGCGCTCCAGCGCTCCGCCAGCTGACGCTCGTATTGCAGCGTCAGCCCGCTGGCAGCCAGGGCGAACGGTTTGTGGGAAATGGCGTTGTGTTTCGTCACCGGAGCGGCCTCGGCCGCACCGGGCAGCGCCAGCAGCGCGAGGCCCGCGACGAGCCCGCCGAATTTCATGGCTCTCCGATGTGGCGAGCCAGAAAGTCCGCGATCACCAGCCACGCTTCGGGGGTCTCGGTCAGGACCTCGAAGGCCAGCTCGCCTGGATCGACTCCAGGCTGCAGCAGGTGACCGCCGCCCGCGAGCCGTAGCTCGTCGGCCTCGGTACCAACGGCGCGCAGCGCGTCACGCATCGGGCGTGCTTGTTCAGGCGCGCCGATCCAATCGCCGCCGCCGTCGATCAACAAGAAGGGCGGCTCCCCGGGCTGGATCTGCGCAATGGGGGAGGCTTGCTCGTATTTGTCGGGCAGCTCGTCCAGCGTACCGCCCATGAAGTCCTGCACCCACTCCGCGTCGGCGCGCGCGCGCAGATCGTGGGCGCCGGCGCCAGGGATCACCGCTGCAGGTCGGGCTGGGCGTCCCCACTCACAGTCCGGCGCGATGCTGTCTTCGTCCCACGCCACACCCAGGAGCGACGTGAGATGCCCACCGGCCGAATAACCCATGATGGCGATGCGCTTGGGATCGATGCCGTACTCGTCGGCGTTGGCCTGCAAGAACGCCAACGCGCAACCACAATCCTTGGGTGCGTTGGGGTACACCCCGGAAGGGACCAGCCGGTAGTTGATGCTCGCGGCGACGTAGCCCGAGCGCGCGAAGCGACGGGCGGCGTTGGCGAAGTGGCGTTTGTCGCCCCAGCGCCAGGCCCCGCCATGGATGAGCAGGATCGCTGGCTGCGGGCCGGACTCGTCGGGCAGGTACAGGTCGAGCTTGGTGTCGTCGCCGTAGCGGGAGTCGTACGGGACATCGTCGATCTCGGTCGGGGCCCGGCAGGCCGTCGAGATCCCCACGACCGCCAGCGAGGCAAGAGCGCGGCGCCACATGACCCGGGAGTTTTACGCCGGAAACGCGGCGCCGACCCGCCCGAAGCACCGACTCGCTCGGATGCCGTGGAAAAACCCCGGGCGCGGCGCCGGGCTCGGCGCCCGGGAGCCCCAGAAGTTGCCAGCGCCCGGGGGCCCAGCCCATATTGAGGGCCTGATGCGCCGGCTGTTCCTGATTCCGATCTTGGCGTTCGCCCTCGGCGGCTGTGCCGGACGCGACAGCGAGGCCGAGTACCCCTCGGACGACGCGCTGTCCGCCGAGGCGGAAACCTTCGAGGCAGACGAAGACGACGCGGAGGCTGCCCGCCCGGCGCCGCCGCCCGGCACACTCTGGCGCGACGAGGTGCACTCCATCGTCGACGCCGGCCTCGGTTGGTTCTTGCAGCGGGTCGACGTCGAGGCCGCACTGGAGGCGGGGCGCTTCCGTGGCTTCCGTGTGGTTCGGCTCAAGCCGGCGGACTTCTGGCAGGGCGTGGATCTGAAGCCGGGTGACGTCGTTCTCAGCGTGAACGGCATGTCGATCGAACACGAGACCGAAGCCTACGGCGCGTTCCAGTCCCTGAAGAAGTCGGACGAGCTGCGGAGTCAAGTACGTGCGCGGTGGGAGCGAGCGTGAGCTCGTGTATCGCATCGTGGAGCCGCCCGCAGAGGCGCAGGTCAAGCTGAAGACCGACAAGAAGCTGGCGGCCAAGGCAGCGCGCTGAGCGCGGCGGCTTGGCGCGCGCCGAGCTCAGGTCGCGAGCTGGAACTTCGCCACGCTGTCGAGTAGCGAGTTGAATCGCTGGCGATCGAAGTGGGCGCCGCTGGTCATCCAGTCGACGTGTTCGCCATCCGGTTGGTCGTCGTGGAAATGCCCGAGCACGTCCAGGTGGTCACCGTCACCACACCACAAGAGCTCACCCCAGATCTGACTCAAGCTGGGCACGATGCCGTCGCTGCTCTTGTCGGTGACCTCGCCGCGAATGCCGGCAGCCAAGAGCTCGAGCTGCTCCGGCGACGGCGTGGCGTAGGGGTACATCTTGTGACGCTGGCTCGTGAATTGGTACAGCGTGGTGTACATCGCGGCGGTCAGCGCGGCGTACGGTGAGCGGACTTTCTTGGCGAAACGCACGGCCTGGGGCGGAGGCGCGGCGGTGACCACCGAGGCGTAGCGCACCTGCGGAGCGTCCTCTGCGGTGGCGTTGAACAGGTCCATCGCCTCCGGCATGATTTGTACGACCCCGCCCTGGTCAGTGCGGATCTTCTCCAGAAATCCGGAGATCTCGCCCCGACCATTCTTGTCGACGAAGCGTAAGATCAAATCTGTGGCACCGCTGATCAGGCGCACGTCGCCGCCGAAGAGTTGTTCCACCCCGCCGAGAGCCGCCAGGAGCTTCGAGAAGACCGCGAGTGAGGGCTCGCCGACCGAGAGTGAGACGACGGTGAGCAGCGAGAGGGCGTACAGCACGCGTGTGCCCGAGACGGTGGCGAAGTAGCCGGCCAGCGGCGTCCCGTAGTGCGGTGTGTTGAAAGTGACCGCCGTCCGGACCCGCGGGCGCCAGCGCAGGCGTTCTGCGTCGCTCTTCAGATCCGTGGTGGGCGACAGGACCAAGCGGATGTCGAGACCACCCGTGGAGTGACCGACCAGGTGAATGGGCCCGTCGCCGGTGGCGCTGCCCTGGACCGCCTTCGCCAACATCCGTGCGCGGTGCCGCAGCGACGAGGTCGGCGGCGTCGGCACGACGTCCGCGACGAGTTTCACCCCCGCGTCGTCGAAGCGTCGTTCCAGCCCGCGGCGCAGATGGCGAAAGTAGTCGTACCCAGCCAGGCTGCCGAAGCCGAACATGCCCGGCACGAAGTACACACGGTGAGTGGGCATACGGCGGGGGAGCGTAACACTCTCGTACGGGATTTTCGCCGCGCGCGCGACGATTCAGGCCAGAGCGTTCAGGTCCGCGAGGTCGGCCTCGGGAGCCGAGTCGCGCTCGGTCAGCGGAAACGAGAGCACGACGTCGCCGCCACGTCGAACGACGTGCGCCCGATCGACCGCCCCGTGGCGGCCCCCCGCGCGGTGCAGCGCCTCGAGCGCGTCGCGGAGGCGGGCATGCTCGGCGCGGCTCAACGCGCCGTCGAGGGGGGTGCCCACGACGACCTCGACCCAAACGGTGTCGTCGCCGGGTTGCACGGCGAGCACGCCGGCAAGAGCCGAATGATCCGCCTGGGCAAAGGCCCGGGCCCGTTCGAAGCTCGGGCCGTGCGTCGGCAGGACCACGAGCTCGCGCCCGAGCCAGGTGTCTCTGAAACGATGCGCGTCGAGAGCCTGGAGTCGGCCCTCGGTGTTTTGTCGTCGACGTGACTCCGGGGGAACACTCGCGTGCCGTCGCTCCAGTTTTTTCTCGGGCCAGCGGAGGCCTGCCAAGAGCTCGCGGGCCTCGCGGGCGCTCTCCGGCCGCTCGGCTTCGGGCCCAATCAAGCGCCGGACCAGCGCGCACTCGGCCTCACCGAGCAGGTCCGACGGCAGTTCCATTGCCGCCGCCGGTGGCGCGTCGGTCAGCGCGTGCCAGAGCAGCGCGCCGACGCCGTAGATGTCGCTCTTGGCGTTTGCTGGAGCGCCGGAGCGTTGCTCCGGTGCCATGTACGCCAAGGTCCCGATCAGTCCGCTCGTCACCGTCTGGGCGGCGTCCGCCACGTGGGCCGTGCCGAAGTCTGCCAGGTACGCGGCGCCGGCGGCGTCGAACAGCACGTTGGCCGGTTTGATGTCTCGGTGCAAAATCCCGCGGCGGTGGGCTTCGGACAGCGCAGCGAGGACTGCGCTCGCGATCTCGACGGCGCGCGCGGGCGAGACGCTGTCCTTTTCCAGCAGATCGGCCAACGAGCCGCCAGCCATCCACGCCAGGATCACGGCGGGACCCTCGGGAAAATACGCCTTGAGCGGCACAATGGCGGGGTGCCTGAGCTGGCCGAGCACCACCGCCTCGCGCTCGAAACGTTTCAGCGCGTCGCGACCCGTGTCGCGCAGCGACGCAGCCGAGAAGAGCTTCACGGCGACCTCGCTGCTCGTGAGCTGATCGACGGCGCGGAGCACACGCGCGGTGGGAGTGCGCGCAACTTCGGCGACGACGCGGTAGCGTCCGAAGAGCACCGTCTCATCCGCTTTCGCGGGCGCGCTTGGCTCTCGGGCGGGCGTTGGGACGGCGGCCGGCGCCTCCGCCTCGAGATCGCGAAGCGCGTCGCTGAGTCCGAGTGCCGCGAGGGCGCGTCGGAGGTGGGGCAAGGCGGCCGCGCGTTCGGGGGCTTCGCGCGGGATTTTTTGCAGCACCCTGAGCGCCGCCTCGTGTCGGCCGTGGTCGAGATAGAGCGCTCCGAGCAGCACACTGGCTTGGTTGCCGAGCAAGGGGTCTTCCCTGGCGCGCTCCAGACAACGCGCCGCGCCCCGCGGATCGCCGGACTGGTTGTGGGCCGTGGCTGCGTCCAGAAATAGCCCCGCGCGTTCGAAGCTCTCGGCGGCGCCGCTGGCGTCCCCCGACGCGAGCCACAGCCGTGCGGCACTCGCGTGGCGGCCTTGCTCCGAGAGCCCGCGCGCAACTCGCCACGCCGCATCGGGCGTCGCAACCAGCGCGGCGATCGCTCGGGCCTCGAGCGCCGCGTCCCCAGCCCGGCTCGCGAGCTCGACGGCGCGTGCGGCGTCGCCGGCTCGCAGGGCGGCGTCACCGGCCCGTTCGAAGCGGCAGGCCTGCTCCCACAAACGAGCCGCATCTGCCAAGAGACCGCGCTGTTCAGCGAGCGCTGCGGCCTCTTCCAGTCGATCGCTCTCTTCGAGCTCGCGGATGGCGTCCCGGGGCGGAGCGGCCTCGTGTGTCATCCGCCGTGCTTGCGCGCGCCCTTGCGCGCGCCCTGCTTGCTCACGGGCTTTCGGTGCTTCTTGTGGACCGGACGGCTCCGCTGTCCGGGACCGCTCGAGTCGACCCAGTAGTGTGGGCTCGACCTCACGTCCACGTGAACGAAGCCGCTCCTCGGGTAGAGACCGACCCCGGTGCCGCCGAGGGAGCGCGCATGGCTGGCGAGCGACTTGTCGTCGACTCCGGGGAGCACGATGTCCGCCGCGAGACCGCGGGCGTGCTGGGAGCGCCCGCCGGCCCGGTAGGCGCTGATGATGCGAACACACGGTGCGTCGAAGTGGCGCTGCAAGCCGTACAAGAGGTCGATGAGCCCAGCGTCGACGCTGTGCGCTTCGCCCTTGCGCGTGTCGCCTAGTACCTGGGCCGCGCGCGCGCGCTCGCTCTCCGCGAACTCACCGGAGTCGGAGCCAGCCGTCAGCTCCACGCGTTCTTTGGTGTTGATGTTCTCGAGCACGAGCTTGGGCCGACCGCTCGCATCGAGCGGCGCGCGGGCGCCCGCTTCGCGCAGGTGCCAGCGCGCGACATGCGCCCGGTACGCGGCGCCCGTCGCGCGTTTCGCTGCTCGGCGTGGCGCGGGTTTGGCCTGGCTCGTTGTCGTAAACGAGAAGAGTGCGAGCGCAAGCGCCAAGCCGAGAAACGCCCGAAGAGCCCGCATCATCCTCCGCAGCGCTCCAGCGCGTCAGGGCTTGAAGGCGACGCTCGTGGAGAGCTCGAACTGGAACGCCAGCTCACCGAAGTCGACGCCGGGAGCCCGGAAGGTCGCGGTGCGGACGCGCTGCAGCGAGACTCTGCCGGCGCCAGCGCGATCGAACGCGCTCGCGGGGATGGTGCCAGCGCCCACGTCGTCGCGGAAAGCGCAGGCGAGCACCCCGTCCGTCGTGGAGAGCTCCACCACGACGACGTCTCCCGCGGAGCCCACTCCCCACGTGACGTCGATCGGAGTGCGGAGGTCGACCTCTTTCAGATCACCGAGCGCTACGCCGCCCAAGGTCACGGTGTCGAGGTCGAGCGGCGCCTCGGTCGTCAAGTTGATGGCGGGCGCGTTCGGCCCACCCGCGGTGCGTACGACGTAGCTCGACGCCGAGGGAAGCGCGCTCGCCGAGCGATCCCGCGAGGCGTACAGCACGCCAGCAATCTGATCGGTGACGGTCGGGAAGGCGTGGGGAGCCAAGGTGGACTCACTGCCCGCCGCGCCGACCCATACATCCCCTGCTTCGAGCAGCTCGACGCGTCCGATGCCGGACAGCGGTGGAGTGCTCTCAAGGCCAGCCGACTTCGCGCGGCACTGCCCGATCGGCGGTGTGACGGTTCGCAGCCCGAGCAGCTGATACAGCGGCCGGGTCTCCACGTCCGCCGGCACCCGCACGAACCCAGCCAACACCTCGGCCCGGGGCGGCGTGCCGTCCGCGGTGAGCGAGCGCTGGATGGTCACGAGCGCGTGGGCACTCTCGTTCGTGTCGGCGTCGGTGCTGTAGTGCTCGAGCTCGGCGGAGCACCCGAGCGCGGCCGCGCCCATGAGCGCGAGCGCACCACTTCGAAGAGAGGCGTGACTCACGGAAGGCATGGTAGGACGCCGGGCGGGGGTGAGCAAGCTGGGTCTGGCTCGTGGCGGGGCGGAAGGGCCGGTTCTACAAAGGTTTTTCGACTCTCTTGATACGTTTGTCACCGTGCATCCCTTCCTTAAAGAAGGGTTTATGTCACTTCCACAGGTGCACGATGACCGCCGCTCCGGGGGTGATGGTGAACCCTTCGAGCTTGCCGTTGCGCCGCGTGCGCCCCCCGCTGGCATCGAGCAGCTGAATGGAGCCCTTGCCGTACTGGTACCCGGCGTCGAGCTCGAGGGCGATGCTGATGGGGTGCACCGTGGCAGCGACGCCGAACACTCCCAGGGCGAACCAGCGCTCCGCCTCGAAGGGAGCGTCATCCGCCAGCGAGGGGTCCGGGTCGATGCGGATGATGGCGGTGCCGCGCAGCCGCTCGTACCCGCCCCGCCCACCGAGCCAGAGCTGGAACAAGCTGGCCTGGCTGCGCCAGCCCACCAAGAGCGGAACATCGAACCCCACGCCGGATACACCGCCGGCGTCGACTCCGGGGATCTGCTCGTCGCTGTCGCCGCGAGCTTCACCCGGCGGGTCGTGCCCCGGACGGGCCAGCACTCCGGTCGCGCCGAGCCCAGCGCTCGCGGCGAAGCTCTCCGACGTCAGGGCGTAGCGGCCGTCGATGCGCGCGCTGCGCGCGGTGTAGGTCAAGCCAGCCTCCGTCGAGTAACCGAGCCCGGCGCGCGCGCTGACCCACGGGGCGAGGCCGGGGGCGAGCAGGCTGTGGGCGAGCGCGCCGGTCACGAATCGGTCGCGCTCCACATCGGAGTCGATGGCGCCGTTTGCCATCGCGTCGCGCGCCTCCTGGATGTGCGTCTTCGCGGTCCCCGCAACGAATTGAGAGCTGACCCCGGAGCCCATTGAGACGTGCTCTTGGGGCAGAGGATGCGCCGGGTGCAGCAGCGGAGCTCCACCGCCACACGCCGTCGAGAGGAGCGCGCCCAGCGCGCCCACGCGCAGGCAGGCTTGCCTCTTCATTTTGCGAACCTCGACGGCACCTGCCCGCGGCCGGCCCGCTCGTGCAGGTCGCGGTCGTCGGGGTGCAGGCTCAGGGCGCGCTCGAGCAGGGTCGCCTCACTCTCGGGTCGGTTCGGGTCGGGCAAGCAACACAGGACGGGGCAGACCGCCTGGCAAGCTTCGTGGTCGAAGTACCCCACGCACTCGGTGCAGCGCGCCGGATCGATGACGTAGATCTCGTCACCCTGGCTGATGGCGTCGTTGGGGCAATCAGGCTCGCACGCGCCGCAGTTGATGCAGTCGACGGTGATGTGCGTGGCCATGGCGCGTTTCTCGGGCTTTTAGGGGCCGACTCCGGCGGTGTCAACCCGGCCGGCGGGGTGCCAAGCTGGCGTTTCATCGTGACTTTTGCGGCGATGCCGCTAGAGTCCGCGCGCTCTCCATGGCGCAGCAAACTCTCGAGCGTTGGGCGGCGGTCATCGCCCTCTGTGCGCTGTCGCTGCTCGGCTGCAAACCCGAGATCGGCGACGAGTGTTCGGTCTCGACGGATTGCTCCAACGTGGGGGACCGCCTGTGCGACACCACCCAGCCCAACGGGTACTGCACGATCTTCAACTGTGAGCCTGGCACCTGCCCGGAGGAGGCGATCTGCGTCGCCTATCACACGTCGGAGAGTCTGGTATGCGAGGATCCGCAGAGCGGGCAGCGCCTGCAGCGCACCTTCTGCCTGCGTCGCTGCGACGGGAACGGTGACTGTCGTGTCGGTTACTCCTGCGAGGACCTGGGGAAGAAGAACCCCTGGGGTGCGGACGTCGTCGAATTTGGACCTACCAACGGCAAGGTGTGTGTCGTGCCGTTCTCCGGCGCTCCGCTGCCGGATGATCCCAACACCGAGGTCTGCACCGGCACCGACGCGGGTTTCGACGTGACACCCTGGCAACCCGATACGGGTACGAGCGGCGATGCCGCGTCGGATGGCGCCGACGACGCTGCGGACGCAGGCACGGAAGCGGGCGACGCGGGGGATGACGGGGCCGCGGACGCGGGCGCTGGGGACGCCGGCGACGCCGCGGCCGACGCGAGCGCCGACGCAGCCACCGACGCATGAAAAGCCAGAGCGGCGCGGCGCACCGCCGTCCGGCTCGACGGCTCCTCGACGCGCTCGTTTCCATCGCGCGGCTCGCGCGCACGGTGATGCTCCGAACGGGAGGCGCCTTCGCGACCCTGATCGCCCTCGCCACGCTGGTGTTTCTCGCGCTTCGGCTGCTGCCCGGCGATCCCGCCGCCCTGGTGCTCGGGGAACAAGCGTCGGAGCTGGACCGCGCGCTCCTGAGACATCGACTTGGGCTCGACCAGTCGCTGCCGCAGCAATACTTGCGATTCCTCGTCGGCCTCCTGCGACTGGATCTGGGCGACTCGCTCGCGCGGCCGGGCACCCGCGCGTTTGCGGAGGTCGGCCGCGCGCTCGGCCCGACCGCGAGCCTCGCAGGGATTGCCGTGCTCATCGGCGCCGTCGTCGGCATCGCGGCGGCGGTCTTGTGTGTGGGGCCGTGGCTTGGTGCTCGGCGCGAGTGGCTGCACCGGAGCGTGCTGCTCGTGGCGGCGACGCCGCTCTTGGCGTTTGCGCCCCTTGCGACCTATGTGCTCGCCGTGCGGCTGCGCTGGGTTCCTCTCCCGGGTGATCCCGACAGCGGCGCGAGCGGGCTCCTGTTCGCGTCGGTGCTGCTGTCGATCCCGCTCGCGGCCCAGGTTGCGCGCATCAGTCGCGCGGCGTTGCTCGATCTGGGGCGAGCCAAATTCCTCGATGCTGCCCGGGCCAAGGGTGGTTCACCAACGCGCGTCTGGGTACTGCACGCGTTGCCCGCGGCGTCGGCACCGATCTCGGTCGTGATCGCCGCGCAGCTGGGTGCGCTGCTCGGCGGCGCGGTGGTGCTCGAGCGGCTGTTCGAGCGCCCGGGGCTCGGCACCCTGATGCTGGGCGCGTACGCGGCCCGCGACATCCCCGTGCTCGAGGCCAGCGTCGTGGCGGCCGGGCTCTTGTTCGTGGCGGTTCAGGCGATTGCCATCGCGCTGCATGCAGCGATCGATCCCCGGGGGAGGGAGCAGTGAGCGCGGAACAGGCCGGCCGCGCTCGGCG
Coding sequences within:
- a CDS encoding alpha/beta hydrolase — its product is MWRRALASLAVVGISTACRAPTEIDDVPYDSRYGDDTKLDLYLPDESGPQPAILLIHGGAWRWGDKRHFANAARRFARSGYVAASINYRLVPSGVYPNAPKDCGCALAFLQANADEYGIDPKRIAIMGYSAGGHLTSLLGVAWDEDSIAPDCEWGRPARPAAVIPGAGAHDLRARADAEWVQDFMGGTLDELPDKYEQASPIAQIQPGEPPFLLIDGGGDWIGAPEQARPMRDALRAVGTEADELRLAGGGHLLQPGVDPGELAFEVLTETPEAWLVIADFLARHIGEP
- a CDS encoding protein kinase, encoding MTHEAAPPRDAIRELEESDRLEEAAALAEQRGLLADAARLWEQACRFERAGDAALRAGDAARAVELASRAGDAALEARAIAALVATPDAAWRVARGLSEQGRHASAARLWLASGDASGAAESFERAGLFLDAATAHNQSGDPRGAARCLERAREDPLLGNQASVLLGALYLDHGRHEAALRVLQKIPREAPERAAALPHLRRALAALGLSDALRDLEAEAPAAVPTPAREPSAPAKADETVLFGRYRVVAEVARTPTARVLRAVDQLTSSEVAVKLFSAASLRDTGRDALKRFEREAVVLGQLRHPAIVPLKAYFPEGPAVILAWMAGGSLADLLEKDSVSPARAVEIASAVLAALSEAHRRGILHRDIKPANVLFDAAGAAYLADFGTAHVADAAQTVTSGLIGTLAYMAPEQRSGAPANAKSDIYGVGALLWHALTDAPPAAAMELPSDLLGEAECALVRRLIGPEAERPESAREARELLAGLRWPEKKLERRHASVPPESRRRQNTEGRLQALDAHRFRDTWLGRELVVLPTHGPSFERARAFAQADHSALAGVLAVQPGDDTVWVEVVVGTPLDGALSRAEHARLRDALEALHRAGGRHGAVDRAHVVRRGGDVVLSFPLTERDSAPEADLADLNALA
- a CDS encoding YcbK family protein, which gives rise to MMRALRAFLGLALALALFSFTTTSQAKPAPRRAAKRATGAAYRAHVARWHLREAGARAPLDASGRPKLVLENINTKERVELTAGSDSGEFAESERARAAQVLGDTRKGEAHSVDAGLIDLLYGLQRHFDAPCVRIISAYRAGGRSQHARGLAADIVLPGVDDKSLASHARSLGGTGVGLYPRSGFVHVDVRSSPHYWVDSSGPGQRSRPVHKKHRKPVSKQGARKGARKHGG
- a CDS encoding YfhL family 4Fe-4S dicluster ferredoxin → MATHITVDCINCGACEPDCPNDAISQGDEIYVIDPARCTECVGYFDHEACQAVCPVLCCLPDPNRPESEATLLERALSLHPDDRDLHERAGRGQVPSRFAK
- a CDS encoding ABC transporter permease is translated as MKSQSGAAHRRPARRLLDALVSIARLARTVMLRTGGAFATLIALATLVFLALRLLPGDPAALVLGEQASELDRALLRHRLGLDQSLPQQYLRFLVGLLRLDLGDSLARPGTRAFAEVGRALGPTASLAGIAVLIGAVVGIAAAVLCVGPWLGARREWLHRSVLLVAATPLLAFAPLATYVLAVRLRWVPLPGDPDSGASGLLFASVLLSIPLAAQVARISRAALLDLGRAKFLDAARAKGGSPTRVWVLHALPAASAPISVVIAAQLGALLGGAVVLERLFERPGLGTLMLGAYAARDIPVLEASVVAAGLLFVAVQAIAIALHAAIDPRGREQ